CCGCGACGTACTCGACCATCTCGTCTGTGAGGTCGTACGTCTCGCCGTCGACGTCGACGCCGGATTCGACCTCCGCGCGACGCAGGCCGCGGACGGCTTCCATCACCTTCTGGGCGTCCGCGCCGAACTCGGGGCCGATGACGCCCATCTGCGGTTCGGCGTGTTCGACCAGTTCGTCGAACGCCTCGACCACCTGCAGGTCGCGGGCGTTCACCCGTTCCGTCAGGAGGTCAGAGAGGGCTTCGACCGCCTCTCTGACCCCGTCGTCCTCGGTGGCGACGACGACGCGCGAGACGGGCCACCGGAGTTTCCGACCGCCCTGTTGGCGGGCGTTCGCTGCCGCCTCCTCGACGTCCCGGAGGACGGCCATGTGGCGTTCGAGTTCCTCGTCGCGCCACTCCTCGTCGACCGTCGGGTAGTCGAGAGCGTGAACCGTCGTCTCTCGACCGTCGAGTATCTGGTACATGCGCTCTGCGAGGTACGGAGTGAACGGAGCGACGAGACGCACCGTCTCCTGCAACACGGTCGAGAGCGTCGCGTACGCGCCGCGCTTCGAGTCCGAGTCCTCTTCCTCCCACATCCGTTCGCGGATGGCCTTCACGTAGAAGCGCGAGACGTCCTGCGTGACGAACTCCAAGACGGCGTTGAGAGCGTCGTGGACCTCGTAGTCGTCCCACGCCGCTTCGACGTCCGCTTTCACGGTCTGAAGGCGCGACAGCACCCACTCGTCGACGACCGAGAGGTCACCCGCAGACAGGTCGGCGTCCGCGGGGTCGTAGTCGTCTAACTCCATGTAGGGAAGCGGGAAGCGGAAGACGTTCCAGAAGATGTTGAGAGACGACTGCGTGTCGCCGAGGCCGTCCCACTCGAACGAGAGGTCGGTCCCCTGTTGGTCGTGGCTGAGGAGGTACGCGCGGAGGGGGTCTCTCCCCGCCCGGTCGATGGCCTCCTCGGGCGTGACGATGTTGCCGAGGGACTTCGACATCTTCCGGCCGTTCTCGTCGTTGGCGAACCCGTGCATGAGAACCTCGTTGTAGGGGCTCTCTCCCGTCGCCGCGGTGGACATGCCGAGTTGCGACCAGAACCACCCGCGGGTCTGGTCGTGCGCCTCGACGATGAGGTCCGCGGGCCACAACTCCTCGTAGGCCTCCTCTCGACTCGGGTAGTCGAGCGTTCCCCACGTCGCGACGGAGGAGTCTATCCACACGTCGAACACGTCCGGGACGCGTTCGTACGTCGTGCCGTCCTCGGTGATGGTTATCGGGTCCACCGACGGGCGGTGCAAGTCGAGTTCCTCGGGGTTTACGTCTTGGTCGGCGCGTTCCGCGAGTTCCTCGCGCGTGCCCACGACGACGAACTCGCCGTCGTCGGCCTGCCAGATGGGAAGCGGGATGCCCCAGTATCGCTGCCGGGAGATGTTCCAGTCGGGCGCGTCGGAGACGAAGTCGCGAAAGCGGTTGTCGCGCGCCCACTGCGGGTGCCATTCGGACTCCTCGATGTTGTCGAGGAGTTCCTCTTTGATGTCGGTGACCGTGATGAACCACTGGTCGGTGGCGAGGAAGATGATGTCCGTGTCGCACCGCCAACAGTGCCCGTAGCGGTGTTGGTGTTCGCCCGAGTGGAGCAGATATCCCTCGGACCGCAAGTCCTCGATTATCTCCGGGTTCGCGTCGCGGACGAACGTACCGGCGTACTCGCCGGCCTCCTCGGTGAACTCGCCGCGTTGGTCGACCGGGACGAACACGTCGAGTCCGAGTTCCTGCCCGCGGGCGAAGTCCTCCTGCCCGTGGCCGGGCG
This genomic window from Halopelagius inordinatus contains:
- the ileS gene encoding isoleucine--tRNA ligase, with translation MDEVEDQYTPEDVESTVGEYWDENDAYEATKEAHADDPAFFFVDGPPYTSGQMHLGTAWNKTLKDAIIRHKRMTGHRVTDRPGYDMHGLPIEVKVEEELGFETKRDIEEYGMEPFIDRCKEFAVRNREAMDDDFQSIGVWMDWDDPYQTLSPEYMEAAWWAFQQVNDRGLVEQGKRSVNYCPRCQTAIAANEVEYDQIESPSIYVKFPLADREGSLVIWTTTPWTVPANTFVAVDGEMTYQAVRAEKDGESEVLYLAEPCVEDVLKKGRYDDYEVLEEVSGDEMVGWEYDHPLAAKLDAYADFEGAGEVYTAEYVEADRTGLVHSAPGHGQEDFARGQELGLDVFVPVDQRGEFTEEAGEYAGTFVRDANPEIIEDLRSEGYLLHSGEHQHRYGHCWRCDTDIIFLATDQWFITVTDIKEELLDNIEESEWHPQWARDNRFRDFVSDAPDWNISRQRYWGIPLPIWQADDGEFVVVGTREELAERADQDVNPEELDLHRPSVDPITITEDGTTYERVPDVFDVWIDSSVATWGTLDYPSREEAYEELWPADLIVEAHDQTRGWFWSQLGMSTAATGESPYNEVLMHGFANDENGRKMSKSLGNIVTPEEAIDRAGRDPLRAYLLSHDQQGTDLSFEWDGLGDTQSSLNIFWNVFRFPLPYMELDDYDPADADLSAGDLSVVDEWVLSRLQTVKADVEAAWDDYEVHDALNAVLEFVTQDVSRFYVKAIRERMWEEEDSDSKRGAYATLSTVLQETVRLVAPFTPYLAERMYQILDGRETTVHALDYPTVDEEWRDEELERHMAVLRDVEEAAANARQQGGRKLRWPVSRVVVATEDDGVREAVEALSDLLTERVNARDLQVVEAFDELVEHAEPQMGVIGPEFGADAQKVMEAVRGLRRAEVESGVDVDGETYDLTDEMVEYVAEPPEDVSEAEFENGAVYVDTALTEDIEAEGYARDVIRRVQEMRKQLDLDVEEEIRTSIDVADDRIAELVDRHREYVAEETRTAEYVAEDDQMDLVEEWTVEGVAVTIGIDRLETEPTAR